A single genomic interval of Polynucleobacter necessarius harbors:
- a CDS encoding accessory factor UbiK family protein — protein sequence MQKPGEILEQIQRIANDMQNKVGDAIRHSPAQEIEKNVRAMMNQGFQKMDLVTREEFALQTKVLAKTREKLEALEAKVAALEKQ from the coding sequence ATGCAAAAACCTGGCGAAATCCTCGAACAAATCCAACGTATCGCTAACGATATGCAAAACAAGGTTGGTGACGCGATTCGTCATTCGCCTGCTCAGGAGATTGAAAAGAATGTGCGCGCCATGATGAACCAGGGATTTCAAAAAATGGACTTAGTGACGCGCGAAGAGTTTGCGCTTCAAACTAAAGTACTCGCGAAGACACGTGAAAAGTTAGAAGCGCTTGAAGCTAAAGTGGCGGCGCTTGAAAAACAGTAG